Proteins co-encoded in one Centroberyx gerrardi isolate f3 chromosome 18, fCenGer3.hap1.cur.20231027, whole genome shotgun sequence genomic window:
- the LOC139913129 gene encoding trace amine-associated receptor 1-like gives MESELNKTDLFKDIRVCDVPGKRTCIIAIVPFIIRLLLYIFLGSVSVLTICGNLLVITSIIYFKQLHTPTNYLILSLAVSDFLVGAVILPFSMKYSATKCWYIEDLFCKIRLSVDISLCISSILNLCCISVDRYYAVCQPLRYRTKINGHVAGVMILVNWGVSALVGLGTTILGLNPGKCDITCFTIIFPIALVMSSFFSFFLPAIIMLSIYLKIFLVAQRQAVRIQNTNCQSIKSGAYVSKKERKATKTLAIVMGIFLICWTPFFLCVTLRPLNNYSTPGPVSETLHWVGLSNSMINPFVYAFFYSWFRAAFRMIISGKIFQGDFANSKLF, from the coding sequence ATGGAATCTGAATTAAACAAGACCGATTTGTTTAAGGACATACGTGTCTGTGATGTACCAGGTAAACGTACGTGCATAATAGCAATCGTCCCTTTTATAATACGTTTATTGTTATACATTTTCCTTGGCTCAGTATCTGTTCTCACAATATGTGGTAACCTTCTTGTAATCACTTCCATCATTTACTTCAAACAGCTCCACACTCCAACTAactacctcatcctctctctggctgtgtcTGACTTCCTTGTAGGGGCTGTAATTTTGCCTTTCAGCATGAAATACTCTGCAACCAAATGTTGGTATATTGAAGATTTATTTTGTAAGATACGGCTTAGTGTTGATATTTCACTGTGTATATCTTCTATTCTGAACTTATGTTGTATTTCTGTTGACAGATATTATGCAGTGTGTCAGCCTTTGAGATATAGAACTAAAATAAATGGTCATGTTGCTGGGGTCATGATCCTGGTGAACTGGGGTGTTTCTGCCCTAGTTGGACTAGGCACAACAATTCTGGGACTTAATCCtggaaaatgtgacattacGTGTTTTACAATTATTTTTCCAATTGCACTCGTTATGTCaagttttttctcattttttctccCAGCAATCATAATGCTCAGTATCTACCTAAAGATTTTCCTGGTGGCacagagacaggcagtcaggatccagaacacaaactgtcagagcATAAAGTCTGGAGCATATGTCAgtaagaaggagagaaaggccacAAAAACTCTGGCTATCGTTATGGGAATTTTTCTGATCTGTTggactcctttctttctttgtgtcacCTTGCGACCTTTGAATAATTATTCAACACCAGGTCCTGTGAGTGAAACACTTCATTGGGTTGGATTGTCAAATTCAATGATCAATCCATTTGTTTATGCATTCTTTTACAGCTGGTTCCGGGCGGCTTTCAGAATGATCATCTCCGGCAAAATATTTCAAGGTGATTTTGCAAACTCAAAACTGTTTTGA